One SAR86 cluster bacterium genomic window carries:
- the bfr gene encoding bacterioferritin — protein sequence MQGNDKVIQHLNKILYNELRAINQYFLHSRMLSDWGFNKFAEYEYGESMDEMKHADQLIQRILFLEGLPNLQDLGALYIAEDPIEVLNNDLKLENEAIPDLKEAIILCESVKDFVSRDLLKSILESEEEHVDHLETQLELVQRVGNENFLQSLISA from the coding sequence ATGCAAGGAAATGATAAAGTTATACAACATCTAAATAAAATTCTTTACAACGAATTACGAGCAATAAACCAATACTTTTTACATTCTAGAATGCTATCCGATTGGGGTTTCAATAAGTTTGCTGAATATGAGTATGGTGAGTCAATGGATGAAATGAAACATGCTGACCAATTAATACAGAGAATATTATTTTTAGAAGGTTTACCAAACTTACAGGACTTAGGTGCCTTGTATATTGCTGAAGATCCAATCGAAGTTTTGAATAACGATTTAAAACTTGAGAACGAGGCTATCCCTGATCTAAAAGAGGCAATAATTCTTTGTGAAAGTGTTAAAGATTTTGTGTCTAGAGACTTGTTAAAATCAATCCTTGAAAGCGAAGAAGAACATGTCGACCATTTAGAAACTCAACTTGAACTTGTTCAACGTGTAGGAAATGAAAACTTCTTGCAGAGTTTAATTTCAGCTTAA
- the grxD gene encoding Grx4 family monothiol glutaredoxin has translation MDKVIKEIKEQISSNQILLFMKGTPYQPQCGFSAKVSQILFEYDVEFSFIDVLEFPDVRANLPSISDWPTFPQLFVKGELVGGCDIITELHENKQLSEILN, from the coding sequence ATGGATAAAGTAATCAAAGAAATTAAAGAACAAATTTCATCAAATCAAATTTTACTTTTTATGAAAGGAACTCCTTATCAACCACAATGTGGGTTCTCTGCAAAAGTATCTCAAATTTTATTTGAATATGATGTAGAGTTCAGTTTTATAGACGTGCTTGAGTTTCCTGATGTAAGGGCAAACTTACCGTCGATATCAGATTGGCCTACATTTCCACAGCTTTTCGTAAAAGGCGAGTTAGTTGGCGGTTGCGATATAATTACCGAGCTTCACGAAAATAAACAGCTTAGCGAGATTCTTAATTAA
- a CDS encoding pyridoxine 5'-phosphate synthase — MKLSVNLNKISLLRESRGGVLPSFYDFAKLALDQNIVGITLHPRPDQRHIIEDDIKTAFELIKQYKKELNIEGNPVESAINNYKGYLTLIKQYKPHQATLVPDSSSQLTSDHGWDISHSKQLIDFATEIRESSNICSIFIDTDITEKELELILNTNINAIELYTGPYAEACLSESKSEIANEISKIRILAESAKEKGLKINAGHDLNTKNLPALRKLDLIDEVSIGHAIICESLSKGFEKTVNEYIDICNG; from the coding sequence ATGAAGCTTAGTGTAAATTTAAATAAAATATCACTCCTTAGAGAATCTAGGGGAGGGGTTTTACCTTCGTTTTATGATTTTGCAAAACTAGCTTTAGATCAAAACATTGTTGGCATAACTTTACATCCTAGACCTGATCAAAGACATATTATCGAAGACGATATCAAAACAGCATTTGAACTTATTAAGCAGTACAAAAAAGAGCTTAATATTGAGGGAAATCCTGTTGAAAGTGCAATTAATAACTACAAGGGATATTTAACACTTATTAAGCAATATAAGCCTCATCAAGCAACTTTAGTACCAGATAGTAGTTCGCAGCTTACATCAGATCATGGATGGGATATTTCACACTCAAAACAACTTATAGATTTCGCTACAGAAATCAGAGAATCATCAAATATATGTAGTATTTTTATTGATACAGACATTACTGAGAAGGAACTTGAATTAATCTTAAATACAAATATTAATGCTATAGAGCTTTATACAGGACCTTATGCTGAAGCCTGTTTATCAGAAAGTAAATCAGAAATAGCAAACGAAATTTCAAAAATTCGAATTCTAGCAGAGAGTGCAAAAGAAAAAGGATTAAAAATTAATGCTGGACACGATTTAAATACAAAGAATTTACCTGCATTACGAAAATTAGATTTAATAGATGAGGTGTCAATTGGACATGCTATTATTTGCGAGTCCTTATCAAAAGGATTTGAAAAAACTGTTAATGAATATATAGATATATGTAATGGATAA